In Mytilus edulis chromosome 13, xbMytEdul2.2, whole genome shotgun sequence, a single window of DNA contains:
- the LOC139500558 gene encoding putative leucine-rich repeat-containing protein DDB_G0290503 has translation MSDIGENDSFITEQNEIDLSNDMIDNTQNGITDSQFNDQDMFNLIKSSFGQLDRKTFKHDLLKHTDTDDLRPIRNSLFDLIRNREQTYSDTKLVERTQRDNGQPLGEKLADDIYVIYQYLEGANNASELRQCVSKSKRTTTVSDETDSKMSDILTKLSNKTTSTNNENTIVLSMLMEIKQMINDNMKPMNDKIDKLNKNFENEAKMLKNKLYEKDILIINLQSQIHESRDRIGKLQAEVKLQAQQIKDKDDNINENEKQRQLNDKIISRLDVIDNKLKKQNATEKKSTKNDTSTDIVYISKQAITSENNIVLHESNSNDCDNYTEDNKIYTESKNYVDYSTLTNDLQYDEMVRPIETKVTDNDTAIFRGVVRKRTKRIVLYNVIADKPYELVSSAVKTYAEQKDVHITFTKLLKKRESRGKSTYIMRVNINEEDYFNKIETDNDFWPKGIYWRDYVPYNSNTNNNKPDSQWD, from the coding sequence ATGAGTGACATAGGTGAAAATGATTCGTTTATAACGGAACAAAATGAAATCGATTTGTCTAATGATATGATTGACAATACACAAAATGGTATTACCGATAGCCAATTTAATGACCAAGACatgtttaatttaataaaatccAGCTTTGGACAACTTGatagaaaaacatttaaacacgACCTCCTGAAACATACAGACACAGATGATCTCCGTCCTATAAGAAAttctttatttgatttaattCGGAATCGGGAGCAAACATACAGTGATACAAAACTAGTAGAAAGAACACAGCGTGACAATGGTCAGCCACTAGGTGAAAAATTAGCGGATGACATATATGTCATTTATCAATATCTTGAAGGAGCAAATAATGCTTCTGAACTGAGACAATGTGTGTCAAAGAGCAAAAGAACGACTACAGTATCCGATGAAACGGATTCGAAAATGTCCGATATTCTTACcaaattatcaaacaaaacaaCCAGTACAAACAATGAAAATACTATTGTGCTTTCAATGTTAATGGAAATTAAACAGATGATTAATGATAATATGAAACCTATGAATGACAAAAttgacaaactcaacaaaaactttgaaaatgaAGCAAAAATgctgaaaaacaaattatacgaaaaagatatattaataataaacttACAAAGCCAAATCCACGAGAGTCGGGACAGAATTGGTAAACTTCAAGCTGAAGTAAAGTTACAAGCACAACAGATAAAAGACAAAGATGACAACATTAATGAAAACGAAAAACAAAGGCAGCTTAACGACAAAATAATAAGCCGACTGGACGTTATAGAcaataaattaaagaaacaaaatgcaacagaaaaaaaatcaacgaaaaatGACACATCGACAGACATTGTGTATATCAGCAAGCAAGCGATAACAAGCGAAAATAACATTGTACTTCATGAAAGTAATTCAAATGATTGTGATAATTACACAGAAGACAACAAAATTTACACTGAGTCTAAAAATTACGTTGATTACTCTACACTAACAAATGACCTCCAATATGATGAAATGGTGCGACCAATAGAGACAAAAGTAACTGACAATGATACAGCTATATTCCGAGGTGTTGTTAGAAAACGAACAAAAcgaattgttttatacaatgttaTTGCCGACAAGCCATACGAACTAGTAAGTAGTGCTGTGAAAACGTATGCGGAACAGAAAGATGTACATATTACGTTTACGAAACTGCTTAAAAAGCGAGAAAGTAGGGGTAAATCTACTTATATAATGCGTGTGAATATAAATGAAGAAGactatttcaataaaattgaaacgGACAATGATTTCTGGCCAAAAGGAATATACTGGAGGGATTACGTCCCCTACAACTCaaatacaaacaacaacaaaCCAGACTCACAATGGGACTAA